In Flavobacterium sp. WV_118_3, one DNA window encodes the following:
- a CDS encoding metallophosphoesterase family protein gives MSRIAIFSDVHGNLPALKTILADLDVRKPDQVYCLGDLVDFAPWPNEVIELLRSSRIPCIMGNHDERIAFDYPVIPLKKHSEDETRARIQAVAHTRDTITPGNKDFLSKLPQKIKLTFTQQERELALLLVHGSTRSNEEYIYENHNEADLYDMMEQENADVLVMGHTHQSYIRKIKAGEAIEKLALNCGSVGRSKEGESMATYLLLDIGTTTLTVEIIKLPYPVEETADAIMTSGIPDFYANFLLLQRQERVIRNYHNT, from the coding sequence ATGAGTCGAATAGCTATTTTTAGTGATGTACATGGAAACCTTCCGGCTTTAAAAACCATTTTAGCCGATTTGGATGTACGAAAACCCGATCAGGTATATTGTCTGGGTGATCTGGTCGATTTTGCACCCTGGCCGAATGAAGTGATCGAATTATTACGAAGTTCCCGCATACCTTGTATCATGGGAAATCATGATGAGCGCATTGCTTTTGATTACCCGGTGATTCCGTTGAAAAAACATTCCGAGGATGAAACCCGTGCGCGGATTCAGGCTGTTGCTCATACCCGTGATACCATTACGCCCGGAAACAAAGACTTTTTAAGCAAACTGCCGCAAAAAATCAAGCTTACTTTTACGCAACAGGAACGCGAACTGGCCCTGTTACTGGTACATGGCAGTACGAGAAGTAACGAAGAATATATTTATGAAAACCATAACGAGGCCGATCTGTACGACATGATGGAACAGGAAAATGCCGATGTTCTGGTTATGGGACATACCCACCAATCGTATATCCGAAAAATCAAAGCCGGTGAAGCCATCGAAAAACTGGCGCTGAATTGTGGTTCGGTGGGACGTTCCAAAGAAGGTGAATCGATGGCGACCTATTTACTGTTGGATATCGGAACAACAACATTAACGGTCGAAATCATTAAATTACCCTATCCGGTAGAAGAAACGGCTGATGCTATTATGACAAGCGGAATTCCCGATTTTTACGCCAATTTCCTATTGTTACAACGCCAGGAACGGGTTATTCGAAATTATCATAATACGTAA
- a CDS encoding HdeD family acid-resistance protein, whose translation MEKQLFKNIKNAVKHWYLSLIVGILFLLFGFWILKTPLESYVTLALLFGVIFLVNGIFEIIFSISNRKEIDNWGWILAGGIIDLLFGIVLASNVGLSMAVLPFYVGFMLLFRSVAAIGYAFDLKGFGIRDWYWLLLLGILGLLFSFIMIWNPVFGGMTIIIWTAMAFITYGIFRIILAFKLRRLHTFSKKHFED comes from the coding sequence ATGGAAAAACAATTGTTCAAAAACATTAAAAATGCTGTAAAACATTGGTATTTATCGCTTATTGTAGGTATTCTGTTTCTTTTATTCGGATTCTGGATTTTAAAAACACCATTGGAGTCCTATGTAACGCTGGCCCTTTTGTTTGGTGTTATTTTTTTAGTAAACGGGATTTTCGAAATTATTTTTTCAATTAGCAATCGAAAAGAAATCGATAACTGGGGTTGGATATTGGCCGGTGGGATTATCGATTTGCTGTTCGGAATTGTATTGGCATCCAACGTGGGATTGTCGATGGCAGTATTGCCGTTTTATGTCGGATTTATGTTATTGTTCCGATCGGTGGCAGCCATAGGCTATGCGTTCGATCTGAAAGGTTTTGGCATACGTGACTGGTATTGGCTGTTGCTACTGGGAATTTTGGGATTACTTTTTTCGTTTATTATGATCTGGAATCCGGTTTTTGGCGGAATGACCATCATCATCTGGACGGCAATGGCTTTTATCACCTATGGTATTTTTAGGATTATTCTGGCTTTTAAACTACGCCGATTGCATACATTCAGTAAAAAGCATTTTGAAGACTAA
- a CDS encoding MFS transporter, translated as MITKPSHPIYNIHFGLVCLSSLLFSASFNMLIPELPEYLSSMGGAEYKGLIIALFTLTAGISRPFSGRLTDTMGRVPVMATGSIVCFVCGFLYPVLSTVSGFLFLRLLHGFSTGFKPTATAAYVADIIPRERWGEALGLHGLCFSTGMAIGPAIGSSIKLYFSMNILFYASSLFALLSILILLNMKETLKDKERFRFSILKISRKDIIAVEVLPAAIVTFLSYIAYGAILTLIPDWSQHMGIENKGLFFMVYTIASLVIRFIAGKASDQYGRIRVINIGLVLLFVSLAVIGFADTFTGLMVGASIYGIATGILSPALNAWTVDMSHVDHRGKAMATMYIALEAGIGLGALCAGWYYQDVIAKIPIIMYTTAVMSVFALVYMLLRKRSQLT; from the coding sequence ATGATTACTAAGCCCTCCCATCCCATTTACAATATTCACTTCGGCTTGGTATGCCTGAGTTCTTTACTATTTTCAGCCAGTTTTAATATGCTTATACCCGAACTACCGGAATATCTGAGTAGCATGGGCGGTGCGGAATATAAAGGCTTGATCATCGCTTTATTTACACTTACTGCCGGTATTTCAAGACCTTTTAGCGGCCGGCTTACCGATACCATGGGACGCGTTCCCGTTATGGCTACCGGTTCTATCGTTTGTTTTGTATGTGGTTTCCTTTACCCGGTTTTAAGTACGGTTTCCGGCTTTTTATTCCTGCGATTACTACATGGTTTTTCAACCGGTTTTAAACCTACGGCTACGGCCGCCTATGTAGCCGATATTATTCCAAGGGAACGTTGGGGCGAAGCGTTGGGTTTACACGGACTTTGTTTTAGTACCGGAATGGCAATCGGACCGGCAATCGGAAGTTCGATAAAGCTCTATTTTTCGATGAATATACTCTTTTATGCCTCTTCCCTGTTTGCGCTGTTGTCGATTTTGATTTTACTGAACATGAAAGAGACGCTTAAGGACAAAGAACGTTTCCGTTTTTCCATTTTAAAAATCTCCCGAAAGGATATCATAGCCGTCGAAGTACTTCCGGCCGCTATTGTTACTTTTCTGTCTTATATTGCCTATGGCGCGATCCTAACGCTTATCCCGGATTGGAGTCAGCATATGGGTATTGAGAATAAGGGTTTGTTTTTTATGGTCTATACAATCGCTTCATTGGTGATCCGTTTTATAGCCGGTAAAGCCTCCGATCAATACGGTCGTATCCGCGTGATCAATATCGGACTGGTTTTATTGTTCGTTTCGTTGGCGGTTATCGGTTTTGCCGATACGTTTACCGGATTGATGGTCGGTGCTTCTATTTATGGTATTGCCACCGGTATTTTATCACCGGCTTTAAACGCCTGGACTGTCGATATGAGTCATGTGGATCATCGTGGAAAAGCCATGGCAACCATGTATATCGCACTCGAAGCCGGTATTGGTCTTGGGGCGCTTTGTGCCGGATGGTATTATCAGGATGTCATCGCAAAAATCCCGATCATTATGTACACCACAGCCGTAATGTCGGTCTTTGCTTTAGTTTATATGCTGTTGCGAAAACGATCACAATTGACCTGA
- a CDS encoding alpha/beta hydrolase, with product MSDKLNIVLVHGAWGDGSHWKNVIPELAMAGHTVVAAQNPLTALADDVETVKRLVESLEGPTLLVGHSYGGVVITDAAAKCPDVVGLVYIAAFAPDETENLKTLLTKDAIPAGGAHIYPDAYGNFWIKRDKFRESFAHDCSEAEALVMAATHKPTSGRCFEDKPTTVGWKRLPVWYQISESDQMLPPITQHFFAERMNAKTLSLDASHASMVSHPHEIAKLILHAVKELEK from the coding sequence ATGTCTGATAAACTTAATATAGTATTGGTTCACGGCGCATGGGGTGACGGTTCGCATTGGAAAAATGTGATTCCGGAACTCGCAATGGCAGGACATACGGTCGTAGCCGCACAAAATCCGTTAACGGCATTGGCTGATGATGTGGAAACGGTTAAGCGACTGGTTGAATCTTTGGAAGGTCCTACACTTTTGGTTGGGCATTCGTATGGAGGAGTAGTTATAACAGATGCCGCGGCAAAATGTCCGGATGTAGTAGGACTCGTCTATATCGCTGCTTTTGCGCCTGATGAAACCGAAAACCTAAAAACCCTGCTGACTAAGGATGCCATTCCGGCCGGAGGTGCTCATATTTATCCGGATGCTTATGGGAATTTCTGGATCAAAAGAGACAAATTCAGAGAAAGTTTTGCCCACGATTGTAGCGAAGCCGAAGCGCTGGTTATGGCAGCAACCCATAAGCCCACATCGGGAAGGTGCTTTGAAGACAAGCCCACAACCGTAGGTTGGAAGCGATTACCGGTTTGGTATCAGATTTCGGAAAGCGACCAGATGTTGCCACCGATCACACAACATTTTTTTGCCGAAAGGATGAATGCCAAAACCTTGTCGCTCGATGCCAGTCATGCGTCAATGGTTTCTCATCCGCATGAGATTGCAAAACTGATACTACATGCGGTTAAAGAACTGGAAAAGTAA
- a CDS encoding nuclear transport factor 2 family protein: MKNLILALFALAVMVSCSDKKTDRKETLHQNEKLIQQYFDYFNKHDWAKLSEMYTETAEFRDPSLGPDVVKQSRYQIIKKYTELAQLFPDLKDTVSTIYLAGEHHVVVEFTSSGTAPDKSRFLLPICTIFTIENGMITKDFTYYDNFE, translated from the coding sequence ATGAAAAATCTTATCTTAGCCTTGTTCGCCTTAGCGGTAATGGTGTCTTGTTCCGATAAAAAAACAGATCGAAAAGAAACGTTACACCAAAACGAAAAACTGATCCAACAGTATTTCGACTATTTTAACAAGCACGATTGGGCAAAACTGTCTGAAATGTATACCGAAACGGCCGAATTCCGGGATCCGTCACTCGGTCCGGATGTGGTCAAGCAATCCCGCTATCAGATCATTAAAAAATATACGGAATTAGCACAGCTCTTTCCCGATCTGAAAGATACCGTTTCGACGATTTATCTGGCTGGAGAACATCATGTAGTAGTCGAGTTTACGTCAAGTGGTACAGCACCGGATAAGTCCCGGTTCCTGCTACCGATCTGTACTATTTTTACAATTGAAAATGGAATGATCACTAAAGATTTTACGTATTATGATAATTTCGAATAA
- a CDS encoding acetyl-CoA C-acyltransferase — MKNVNIILARRTPIGGFLGSLASLSATELGKIAITGLLEQSGLPPTAIDSVYLGNVLSANLGQSPARQAALTAGIPDKTDCTTINKVCSSGMKAVMLGAQQIQLGIDQIVLAGGFESMSNVPHYIQHRKGTKMGHDTVTDGLLKDGLTDPYHHFHMGNAAEICARKFNISREAQDAYALESYRKATEASQSGKFKNEIIPITIQDKKETRIMDQDEDIYKIILEKIAKLAPSFEENGTITAANASNLNDAACAILLASDEAVAQYNLKPVARIIGYADAAQAPEWFTTSPSLAIPKALEQAKLSLNAIDYFEINEAYSAVILANQQILGLAPEKVNVYGGAVAMGHPIGVSGARIITTLLSVLEQENGRYGVAAICNGGGGASAVVLEKL; from the coding sequence ATGAAAAATGTAAACATCATCTTAGCCCGACGTACTCCCATAGGAGGATTTCTGGGTAGTTTAGCGTCACTAAGTGCGACCGAATTGGGTAAAATCGCCATAACCGGGCTTTTGGAACAAAGCGGACTACCGCCAACTGCTATTGATTCCGTTTATTTGGGGAATGTCCTTTCGGCCAACTTAGGACAATCGCCAGCCAGACAAGCTGCATTAACCGCCGGAATTCCGGACAAAACAGATTGTACAACGATCAATAAGGTTTGCTCTTCCGGTATGAAAGCCGTTATGTTGGGCGCACAACAAATTCAATTAGGCATTGATCAAATCGTATTGGCCGGAGGTTTTGAAAGCATGAGTAATGTTCCGCATTATATCCAACATCGAAAAGGAACCAAAATGGGACATGATACGGTAACCGACGGACTTTTAAAAGACGGACTAACCGATCCGTACCATCATTTTCATATGGGAAATGCCGCCGAAATCTGCGCCCGAAAATTCAATATCAGTCGGGAAGCACAAGATGCCTATGCGTTGGAATCCTATCGCAAAGCCACTGAAGCTTCCCAATCGGGTAAATTCAAAAACGAAATCATTCCGATCACCATACAAGACAAAAAGGAAACCCGGATTATGGATCAGGACGAAGACATTTATAAAATCATCCTGGAAAAAATTGCAAAACTGGCGCCATCATTTGAAGAAAACGGTACCATAACCGCTGCGAATGCAAGTAACCTAAACGACGCTGCCTGCGCGATTTTACTGGCTTCCGATGAAGCTGTCGCACAATATAACCTAAAACCCGTTGCCCGGATTATTGGCTATGCCGACGCAGCACAAGCTCCGGAATGGTTTACCACTTCACCTTCGCTTGCGATTCCGAAAGCTCTGGAACAGGCAAAGCTATCCTTGAATGCAATCGATTATTTTGAAATCAACGAAGCTTATTCGGCTGTGATTCTCGCTAATCAGCAAATACTAGGTCTTGCGCCCGAAAAAGTAAATGTATACGGTGGTGCGGTTGCGATGGGGCATCCAATCGGGGTTTCCGGTGCCCGAATCATCACAACTTTACTATCGGTACTGGAACAGGAAAACGGCCGTTATGGTGTCGCGGCTATCTGTAATGGCGGTGGTGGCGCATCGGCCGTAGTTCTCGAAAAATTGTAA
- a CDS encoding alpha/beta hydrolase, producing the protein MKIKKIILGLLGTLLILGIAGYTTSKISPWPMALFLRYAFDYGADKKSEAIEKYVPDRITTIPDQCYDPTDPEALLDVYYPENQPITASIVWVHGGGWLSGNKEQVANYGKILASKGFSVVSIDYALAPSVVYPGPVRQLNTALDYLIQNQHRLHIRTAKMILAGDSAGAQIAAQTAALLTSPEYAKLLGILPKTPVCPIAGLVLYCGPYDIGKTDVETGFKGLARPILWSYSGTKDFMNDAYFKTASVNQYITKNFPPAFISAGNGDDLLLQSQVLARHLCDLGVPVDTLFFPNTYTPKLPHQYQFDLDDKAGTIALQRSVAFIKTLP; encoded by the coding sequence ATGAAAATTAAAAAGATCATTTTAGGATTGTTGGGAACCCTTCTGATTTTGGGTATTGCTGGCTATACCACTTCTAAAATCAGTCCGTGGCCTATGGCACTTTTTCTTCGGTATGCGTTTGATTACGGCGCCGATAAAAAGTCGGAAGCCATAGAAAAATACGTTCCGGATCGTATTACTACAATACCGGATCAATGTTATGATCCGACCGATCCGGAAGCGCTTCTGGATGTGTATTATCCCGAAAATCAACCGATAACGGCCTCCATTGTCTGGGTTCACGGTGGCGGATGGCTTTCCGGGAATAAAGAACAGGTAGCCAATTATGGTAAAATACTGGCCTCAAAAGGTTTTTCGGTGGTTAGTATTGACTATGCACTGGCACCATCCGTAGTCTATCCCGGTCCGGTACGCCAATTGAATACAGCCTTGGATTATCTGATACAAAACCAACACCGATTGCATATCCGCACTGCGAAAATGATTTTGGCAGGCGATTCGGCCGGAGCGCAAATTGCAGCACAAACCGCTGCTTTACTTACGTCCCCGGAATATGCCAAACTACTGGGGATTCTTCCGAAAACTCCGGTTTGTCCCATTGCCGGATTGGTTCTGTATTGTGGACCATACGACATTGGCAAAACCGATGTGGAAACCGGATTTAAAGGACTCGCCAGACCGATATTATGGTCGTATAGCGGTACCAAAGATTTTATGAACGATGCTTATTTTAAAACCGCTTCAGTAAACCAATACATCACTAAAAATTTTCCACCGGCGTTTATTTCGGCCGGAAATGGAGACGATTTATTGTTGCAATCACAGGTATTGGCCCGACATCTATGTGATTTGGGCGTTCCGGTCGACACCTTGTTTTTCCCGAATACCTATACTCCGAAACTGCCGCACCAGTACCAATTTGATCTCGACGATAAAGCCGGAACTATTGCCTTACAACGTTCCGTTGCATTTATTAAGACGTTGCCCTAG
- a CDS encoding patatin-like phospholipase family protein, whose protein sequence is MKNIALAFSGGGFRAAAYSLGCLSYLNRIQYEGKPLLHNVRYISSTSGGSITNLSYSSFLFEGKTFEEFYTFLDQQLTGEQLLADAIQTLDNPAFWKERPHKSRNFINAFSLVYDKMFAGKTFGVFSQSENPVHLEEICVNATEFSNGLPFRFQSQNGDKKRSGGKIGNRYIYFTPKGKTVADQLRLSDILACSSCFPSGFEPMLFPEDFTGPNLTKEALENAIAYEENEYTLSDYNRVDFLKNKNFEQKQFGIMDGGITDNQGIGSFLKADDRRKKADKFDLFISCDVSSYLMDGYTLPVYKNRWYNGFSLRSIGTLFFLLACVFPLLLVFINQWKPWHYIVGTLSGIFSAVVIGFMVSKMIKAVRKTSETGSWNTVFKKYSNVLYRLRFDILKHMLLSRAKSVFILANDIYLKQIRRMYYDRLFTDKKYRDKVIQNTIYDLSRTKFNPDDVSIDPLYPSQKLIATAEKARTMSTTLWFDSRHQSEKVKESIIATGQFTTCYNLLQYLKKIKETDKTPEIIELEALLKFDFETFNADPLFMIAARATS, encoded by the coding sequence ATGAAAAACATTGCACTCGCTTTTTCCGGAGGCGGATTCCGGGCAGCGGCCTATAGTTTGGGATGTCTGTCTTATCTAAACAGAATTCAATACGAAGGGAAACCGTTGTTACATAATGTCCGTTATATATCATCGACTTCCGGTGGTAGTATTACCAATTTATCCTACAGCAGCTTTCTATTTGAAGGGAAAACCTTCGAGGAATTTTATACCTTTCTGGATCAGCAACTCACAGGCGAACAACTTTTAGCCGATGCAATCCAAACCTTAGACAATCCAGCCTTCTGGAAGGAACGACCACATAAGAGTCGTAACTTTATTAATGCTTTTAGTCTGGTATACGATAAAATGTTTGCCGGAAAAACCTTCGGAGTATTTTCACAATCCGAAAACCCGGTACACCTGGAGGAAATCTGTGTCAATGCAACCGAATTTTCAAACGGATTACCGTTTCGTTTCCAATCGCAAAATGGTGATAAAAAACGATCCGGTGGAAAAATTGGAAACCGCTATATCTATTTTACGCCAAAAGGAAAAACCGTAGCCGATCAGCTTAGATTGTCCGATATATTAGCTTGTTCGTCCTGTTTTCCGTCCGGTTTTGAACCCATGTTGTTCCCGGAAGACTTTACAGGTCCGAATCTGACTAAAGAAGCGTTGGAAAATGCCATTGCCTATGAAGAAAACGAATATACCCTGTCCGATTACAATCGGGTGGATTTCCTTAAAAATAAAAATTTCGAGCAAAAACAATTCGGAATCATGGACGGCGGAATTACCGACAATCAGGGAATCGGTTCCTTTTTAAAAGCGGACGACCGACGAAAAAAAGCGGATAAATTTGATTTGTTTATCAGTTGTGATGTGAGCAGTTATCTGATGGATGGTTATACGTTGCCGGTTTATAAAAACCGTTGGTATAATGGTTTTTCACTTCGTAGTATCGGAACCCTGTTTTTTCTGCTGGCATGCGTGTTCCCATTGCTATTGGTTTTTATTAATCAGTGGAAGCCGTGGCATTACATTGTAGGAACGCTGTCCGGAATTTTTTCGGCGGTAGTGATCGGATTTATGGTGTCAAAAATGATAAAAGCGGTCCGAAAAACTTCCGAAACCGGATCCTGGAATACCGTATTTAAAAAATACAGTAATGTATTGTACAGATTGCGTTTTGACATTTTAAAACACATGTTGCTATCAAGAGCCAAATCGGTTTTTATTTTGGCCAATGATATATATCTGAAACAAATCCGGCGCATGTATTACGATCGTTTGTTTACGGATAAAAAATACCGTGATAAAGTCATTCAGAATACGATTTACGATCTGAGCCGAACCAAATTTAATCCCGACGATGTTTCCATCGATCCGTTATATCCGTCGCAAAAACTAATTGCAACAGCCGAAAAAGCCAGAACGATGAGTACAACCTTATGGTTTGATTCCCGTCATCAGTCGGAAAAAGTAAAGGAAAGCATTATTGCCACCGGACAGTTTACCACCTGTTATAACCTGTTGCAATACCTGAAAAAAATAAAAGAAACCGATAAAACACCTGAAATTATCGAATTGGAAGCGCTGTTAAAGTTTGATTTTGAAACCTTTAATGCCGATCCGTTATTTATGATCGCGGCTAGGGCAACGTCTTAA
- a CDS encoding protease complex subunit PrcB family protein, which translates to MKKILLLFTGLLLVACSDDATTVASAPQDQNVNFQMVGKGNLYGGSSENIGQQNLVINSQAEWDALKAAMDAVNNTTYQFTQTEVDFELYQVLAIFDEVKMSGGWTIDITDIAENQQNLLVHLDNIKTGDATTVITQPFEIVKIKRTGKPIVFED; encoded by the coding sequence ATGAAAAAAATACTACTTCTTTTTACAGGTTTGTTACTGGTTGCCTGTAGCGATGATGCAACAACTGTAGCGAGCGCTCCACAGGATCAGAATGTCAATTTCCAGATGGTTGGAAAAGGAAACCTTTATGGTGGCAGTTCTGAAAATATTGGTCAGCAAAATTTAGTGATCAATTCACAAGCGGAATGGGATGCCTTAAAAGCAGCGATGGATGCCGTTAATAATACGACCTATCAGTTTACGCAAACGGAGGTTGATTTTGAGTTATATCAGGTATTGGCCATTTTTGATGAAGTTAAAATGAGCGGCGGATGGACGATTGACATTACGGATATAGCCGAGAACCAACAAAATTTGTTAGTTCATCTGGACAATATCAAAACAGGCGATGCGACCACGGTGATTACACAACCTTTTGAAATTGTAAAAATCAAACGAACCGGGAAGCCGATTGTCTTTGAAGACTAA
- a CDS encoding TetR/AcrR family transcriptional regulator: MGKAEKTKQFIIEKTAPIFNSRGFWGTSLQDLTSATGLTKGSIYGNFKNKDEVALAVLEYNLNKVSSLVIRAIAEKKSYRDKLLCYPDLYEDFAKHDFPAGGCPILNTAIEADDTHPALKETAKNALLYWKDSLMHLINKGKEKGEFKPETDAEENALAIIALIEGSRMMIKLTGKLNHNRSIMQTLRKLIVEL; the protein is encoded by the coding sequence ATGGGCAAAGCCGAAAAAACCAAACAGTTCATTATCGAAAAAACTGCTCCAATCTTTAATTCCAGAGGTTTTTGGGGTACTTCGTTACAGGATCTTACCAGCGCAACCGGGCTAACCAAAGGGAGTATTTACGGAAATTTTAAAAATAAAGACGAGGTGGCGTTGGCTGTTTTGGAATACAATCTCAATAAAGTGAGTAGTCTGGTGATTCGTGCGATTGCCGAAAAAAAGAGCTATCGGGACAAATTATTATGTTATCCGGATTTATACGAAGATTTTGCCAAACACGATTTCCCGGCTGGTGGTTGTCCGATTTTGAATACAGCCATTGAAGCCGATGATACGCATCCGGCACTAAAAGAAACGGCTAAAAATGCCTTATTATATTGGAAAGATTCCTTGATGCATCTTATTAACAAAGGCAAAGAAAAAGGCGAATTTAAACCCGAAACCGATGCCGAAGAAAATGCCTTGGCGATCATTGCATTAATCGAAGGTTCGCGTATGATGATCAAACTAACTGGAAAACTAAACCATAACCGTTCCATCATGCAGACGCTTCGAAAACTAATTGTAGAACTCTGA
- a CDS encoding PaaI family thioesterase, translating to MKNDAFDFLKQHIGKEVNTSPSPFMNWLRPTMLEVEEGKLVFQYTIRHEMTNPYRTLHGGIIAAMIDDAIGATLISYNEPYFYPTINNVIDYFASARENDVIIAETAINKKGKQIVNAQCEIWNHDKTRLLAKGYTNLLRTDIK from the coding sequence ATGAAAAACGACGCTTTTGATTTTTTAAAACAACATATCGGTAAGGAGGTTAATACTTCTCCATCTCCTTTTATGAACTGGCTCCGACCAACCATGTTGGAAGTGGAAGAAGGCAAACTGGTTTTCCAATATACCATACGTCACGAAATGACCAATCCGTATCGCACACTACACGGTGGCATTATCGCTGCCATGATCGACGATGCAATCGGTGCGACGCTGATTTCGTATAATGAGCCTTATTTTTATCCGACAATTAATAATGTGATCGATTATTTTGCTTCGGCACGCGAAAACGATGTGATTATTGCCGAAACCGCCATCAACAAAAAAGGAAAACAAATCGTAAATGCCCAATGCGAAATCTGGAATCACGATAAAACCCGACTCTTAGCCAAAGGTTATACCAACTTGTTGCGTACGGATATAAAATAA
- the cls gene encoding cardiolipin synthase — translation MTLEGLINQWSTLFLSVYYLIVITVCCIVIYNTKSPAKASAYLLLVTFLPVAGIFVYFSFGFNYRKREIYSKKIIKDDNLLAQVIRAVNDNSRKILQNKPEAFGNFDSVAKMVLKNENSLISDTNRVDLLINGEQKFPRLLEDMEAAEKNIHLEYYIYEDDETGNAIANLLIRKAREGIAVRFVYDAFGSSGIKKLARRLRENGVEVYPFYKIIFSLLANRVNNRNHRKIVVIDGKIGYVGGINVSDRYINDSRFENDYYWRDASIRIAGTGVYNLQYTFLSDWNFASGQTLQPEECFFPSGLNREKAGNTIVQTVVSGADSKIPSIMLSMAQSIAVSRKEVLLTSPYFIPDETLLNAIKVVALSGIAVKVLVPGISDSKIVNAVSASYYKELMEAGVAVYRYQKGFVHAKTMVCDGQFSMVGSANMDYRSFDLNFEANAIIYDTTIAEALRAQFYKDLDDSEQIDPVQWRKRSRMQKFKERLVRLAAPLM, via the coding sequence ATGACTTTGGAAGGATTGATCAACCAGTGGAGCACTTTATTCCTATCGGTTTATTACCTGATCGTAATAACGGTTTGCTGTATTGTTATCTACAACACCAAATCACCAGCCAAAGCCTCTGCCTACCTGCTTTTGGTTACTTTCCTTCCGGTAGCGGGTATTTTTGTTTACTTTTCTTTTGGATTCAATTACCGGAAACGGGAAATTTATTCCAAGAAGATCATAAAAGACGATAATTTACTGGCTCAGGTAATACGGGCGGTCAACGATAATTCCCGGAAGATACTGCAAAACAAACCGGAAGCTTTCGGCAATTTTGACAGTGTAGCGAAGATGGTTTTAAAAAATGAAAACAGTCTGATTTCCGATACCAATCGTGTTGATTTACTGATTAACGGGGAGCAAAAGTTTCCAAGATTACTGGAGGATATGGAGGCGGCCGAAAAAAATATTCATCTCGAATATTATATCTACGAAGACGATGAAACCGGAAATGCGATTGCCAACCTGCTTATCCGAAAAGCCAGAGAAGGTATAGCGGTACGTTTTGTTTATGACGCTTTTGGGAGTTCCGGGATCAAAAAACTGGCGCGTCGGCTACGGGAAAACGGTGTGGAAGTCTATCCATTTTATAAAATCATTTTTTCACTGCTCGCCAACCGTGTCAACAACCGAAATCACCGGAAAATAGTGGTGATAGATGGTAAAATTGGCTATGTAGGCGGCATTAATGTAAGCGATCGCTATATAAACGACTCTCGTTTTGAAAACGACTATTATTGGCGGGATGCGAGCATCCGTATCGCGGGAACTGGTGTGTATAACCTGCAATATACTTTTTTAAGCGACTGGAACTTTGCCTCCGGACAAACCTTACAGCCGGAAGAATGCTTTTTTCCGTCCGGATTAAACCGCGAAAAGGCAGGAAATACTATTGTGCAGACGGTTGTTAGTGGAGCCGATTCGAAGATACCGTCCATTATGTTATCGATGGCACAAAGCATCGCGGTATCGCGAAAGGAAGTATTACTTACCTCACCGTATTTTATTCCGGACGAAACCCTGTTGAACGCGATTAAAGTTGTCGCGTTAAGCGGTATTGCGGTTAAAGTACTGGTTCCAGGCATTTCCGATTCGAAAATAGTAAATGCGGTATCGGCTTCGTATTATAAAGAATTGATGGAAGCCGGAGTTGCGGTATACCGTTACCAAAAAGGATTTGTTCATGCCAAGACTATGGTTTGCGACGGACAATTTAGTATGGTAGGTTCGGCCAATATGGATTACAGGAGTTTTGATCTGAATTTTGAAGCCAATGCGATTATTTATGATACGACCATAGCGGAAGCGTTACGCGCTCAATTTTACAAAGACCTTGACGATTCCGAACAGATTGATCCGGTACAATGGCGAAAACGATCCCGGATGCAAAAATTTAAAGAGCGACTGGTACGTTTGGCAGCTCCGTTAATGTAA